In Populus alba chromosome 1, ASM523922v2, whole genome shotgun sequence, a single window of DNA contains:
- the LOC118056904 gene encoding ABC transporter C family member 3-like: MQLFDSTKLGLFSSLSNSSSLMYSGASFLLKPIFVRGFSGSLHLVLLLALVVSYVWKKLMRGDGGEGSGERFRNNKRFLCSKQTLLCCLGVSVFNLFLCLLSYFYWYKNGWCDVKLVNLFDSVLRTLSWGALSVYLYTLNSGEKRFSFLLRVWWVFYFSISCYCLVVDFLFYHKHESSEVRYLVSDIVSVFTALFLCYVGFLRHETQDSLLEQPFLNVDISSDTSNTPTLESNKSRGGDAVTTYANAGPFSVLTFYWMNSLIALGNKKTLDLEDVPQLDSLDSVFRGFPAFRNKLESHNGAASRVTPFKLAKALFLSTWKEILWTALLAIIYTSASYVGPYLIDAFVQCLDGRGEYKNQGYILALTFFVAKLVECISQRHWFFRLQQIGLRHRAVTTTMIYNKGLSLSNQSKQGQTSGEIINIMTVDADRIGEFSWYMHDPWLILLQVGLALLILYQNLGLASVAAFVATIGVMLINYPLGRLQETFQDKLMDSKDKRMRATTEILRNMRILKLQGWEMKFLSKILELRDVETGWLKKYVYNSAMIMSVFWLAPTLVAVATFGACMLIGIPLESGKILSALATFRVLQMPIYSLPDTLSMTVQTKVSLDRIASFLCLDDLQSDVLEKQPIGSSDTAIEIADGNFSWDLSSPSATLKDINVRVLHGMRVAVCGTVGSGKSSLLSCVLGELHKISGTLKLCGTKAYVAQSAWIQSGNIEENILFGKEMDRERYERILEACSLKKDLEIMSFGDQTVIGERGINLSGGQKQRIQIARALYQDADIYLFDDPFSAVDAHTGSHLFKEVLLGLLSSKTVIYVTHQVEFLPAADLILVTKDGKIAQAGKYDDILCLGSDFMELVGAHEAALTVLDSKQKGPASDTDVIMQKQGKNDYENGKSDKVSEPKAQIIQEEERETGSVGFPIYWNYITTAYGGGLVPFILLAQILFQVLQISSNYWMAWAAPVSKDVKPVVSGSTLIIVYVLFAIGSSICILARATLHATAGYKTATLLFNKMHLCIFRAPMSFFDATPSGRIINRVSTDQSAVENRIPYLIGALAFSVIQLLGIIAVMSQVAWQVFIVFIPVIAACIWYQRYYISSARELSRLVGVCKAPVIQHFSETISGATTIRSFDQQSRFQETNMKVTDAYSRPKFHIAGAREWLCFRLDMFSSVTFAFSLAFLVSFRSNIDPAIAGLAVTYGLNLNMLQASVIWNLCDCENRIISVERIIQYMSIPSEPPLVVEANRPGRSWPSHGEVDVNNLQVRYAPQLPLVLRGITCTFPGGKKTGIVGRTGSGKSTLIQTLFRIVKPAAGQIMIDGLDISSIGLHDLRSRLSIIPQGPTMFEGTMRSNLDPLEEHTDELIWEALDKCQLGDEVRKKERKLDSTVNENGENWSMGQRQLVCLGRVLLKKSKVLVLDEATASVDTSTDNLIQQTLRQHFSDCTVITIAHRITSVLDSDMVLLLSHGLVMEYDSPTRLLENKSSSFAQLVAEYTIRSNAN, encoded by the exons ATGCAACTCTTTGATTCAACAAAGCTTGGTCTCTTTTCCAGTCTTTCAAACTCATCCTCTTTAATGTATTCAGGTGCTAGTTTTCTCCTTAAACCCATTTTCGTGCGTGGATTTTCTGGTTCATTGCACCTAGTTTTGTTACTTGCCTTGGTCGTCTCATATGTGTGGAAGAAACTCATGAGGGGTGATGGTGGTGAGGGTTCTGGAGAGAGGTTTAGGAACAACAAGAGGTTTCTGTGTTCTAAGCAGACTCTTTTATGTTGTTTAGGTGTTTCAGTGTTTAATCTTTTCCTGTGTTTGCTGAGCTACTTTTATTGGTATAAAAATGGATGGTGTGATGTTAAACTAGTGAACCTTTTTGATTCAGTGCTTAGAACACTCTCTTGGGGTGCACTTTCTGTCTATTTGTATACCCTTAATTCAGGTGAGAAAAGGTTCTCATTTTTATTGAGAGTTTGGtgggttttttatttctcaatttcttgTTATTGTCTTGTtgtagattttcttttttatcacaaACATGAGTCCTCAGAGGTACGGTATTTAGTATCTGATATAGTCTCTGTGTTCACTGCTTTGTTTCTTTGTTATGTTGGGTTCTTGAGACATGAGACTCAGGATAGCCTTCTCGAGCAACCCTTTTTGAATGTTGATATTTCTAGCGACACAAGTAATACTCCTACTTTGGAATCAAATAAGTCAAGGGGGGGTGATGCTGTGACGACTTATGCAAATGCTGGTCCTTTCAGTGTTCTTACCTTCTACTGGATGAATTCTCTAATTGCTTTAGGCAATAAGAAGACTTTGGACCTTGAGGATGTTCCTCAACTAGACAGTCTTGATAGTGTGTTTAGAGGATTCCCAGCTTTTAGAAATAAGCTCGAGTCACATAATGGCGCTGCTAGTAGAGTTACCCCTTTCAAGCTCGCCAAGGCATTGTTCTTGTCAACTTGGAAGGAAATTCTATGGACAGCTTTGCTGGCAATAATATACACCTCAGCTTCCTATGTTGGTCCATACCTTATCGACGCTTTTGTTCAATGCCTTGATGGACGAGGAGAATACAAAAATCAGGGATATATTTTAGCTTTAACCTTTTTCGTTGCGAAGCTTGTAGAGTGCATCTCACAGAGGCACTGGTTCTTTAGGTTGCAACAAATAGGATTAAGGCACCGTGCAGTAACAACCACAATGATTTACAACAAAGGTTTGTCCCTCTCCAATCAGTCAAAGCAGGGCCAAACTAGTGGTGAAATCATCAATATCATGACTGTTGATGCAGACAGAATTGGTGAGTTTAGTTGGTACATGCACGATCCATGGTTGATCCTATTGCAAGTTGGTTTGGCCTTATTGATACTATACCAAAATTTGGGGCTTGCATCAGTTGCTGCTTTTGTTGCAACAATAGGTGTCATGTTGATAAACTATCCTCTGGGTAGATTACAAGAAACGTTTCAAGACAAGTTAATGGActcaaaagataaaagaatgAGGGCAACCACAGAGATTTTAAGGAATATGAGAATTCTTAAGCTTCAGGGGTGGGAAATGAAGTTTCTGTCTAAGATTCTTGAACTCAGAGACGTAGAGACAGGATGGTTGAAGAAATATGTTTATAATTCGGCAATGATCATGTCTGTCTTCTGGCTAGCTCCTACTCTTGTGGCTGTGGCCACTTTTGGTGCTTGTATGCTTATAGGCATCCCACTTGAATCAGGGAAAATCTTATCTGCACTTGCAACGTTCAGGGTCCTTCAAATGCCAATCTATAGTCTTCCTGATACACTTTCTATGACAGTTCAGACCAAGGTTTCTCTTGACCGAATTGCCTCTTTCCTTTGTCTTGATGACTTGCAGTCTGATGTTTTGGAGAAGCAACCAATTGGAAGCTCTGATACAGCAATAGAGATTGCTGATGGAAATTTCTCCTGGGATTTGTCTTCACCTAGTGCAACATTAAAGGATATTAACGTCAGAGTGCTCCATGGCATGAGAGTTGCTGTTTGCGGAACAGTTGGTTCAGGCAAGTCAAGCTTACTTTCCTGCGTTTTGGGGGAACTGCACAAGATCTCAGGGACTCTCAAGTTATGTGGGACGAAGGCCTATGTTGCCCAGTCTGCCTGGATACAGAGTGGCAACATTGAAGAGAACATATTGTTTGGTAAGGAGATGGACAGAGAAAGATATGAAAGGATACTGGAGGCATGTTCCCTGAAGAAGGACCTTGAAATTATGTCATTTGGTGATCAAACAGTTATTGGTGAGAGGGGAATCAACTTAAGCGGTGGACAGAAACAGAGAATTCAGATAGCACGGGCCCTGTACCAAGACGCCGATATCTATCTATTTGATGACCCTTTCAGTGCTGTGGATGCTCATACAGGATCTCATTTATTTAAG GAAGTTTTACTTGGTCTTTTGAGTTCAAAAACAGTTATTTATGTTACTCATCAAGTTGAATTCTTACCTGCGGCTGATCTTATCTTG GTAACGAAAGATGGAAAGATTGCACAAGCGGGTAAATATGATGACATTCTCTGTTTAGGATCTGACTTTATGGAACTAGTAGGTGCCCACGAGGCAGCCTTAACAGTGCTTGATTCCAAGCAGAAAGGACCGGCATCAGATACTGATGTTATTATGCAGAAACAAGGAAAAAACGATTATGAAAATGGTAAATCAGATAAAGTATCTGAGCCAAAAGCACAGATCattcaagaagaagaaagagagacaGGTAGTGTTGGATTTCCTATTTACTGGAACTATATCACAACAGCATATGGAGGAGGTCTTGTGCCCTTTATATTATTGGCACAGATTCTCTTTCAGGTCCTTCAAATTAGTAGCAACTACTGGATGGCATGGGCAGCTCCTGTGTCAAAGGATGTTAAACCGGTTGTCAGTGGATCTACATTAATAATCGTCTATGTCTTGTTCGCTATTGGAAGTTCGATTTGCATTTTAGCTAGAGCCACGCTTCATGCAACAGCGGGGTACAAAACTGCAACTCTACTCTTCAATAAAATGCATCTGTGCATATTTCGTGCTCCTATGTCCTTTTTCGATGCTACCCCTAGTGGACGAATTATAAATAGA GTTTCTACGGATCAAAGTGCAGTTGAAAATCGAATTCCATATCTAATTGGGGCACTTGCCTTCTCAGTTATCCAGCTTCTAGGAATCATTGCAGTGATGTCACAGGTAGCATGGCAAGTTTTTATCGTTTTCATCCCTGTGATTGCTGCCTGCATCTGGTATCAG AGATATTACATATCTTCTGCAAGAGAGCTTTCACGTTTGGTTGGAGTATGCAAAGCTCCAGTCATACAACATTTTTCTGAAACAATTTCGGGAGCAACAACTATCAGGAGCTTCGATCAGCAATCAAGATTCCAAGAAACAAATATGAAAGTTACAGATGCGTATTCTCGGCCCAAATTTCACATTGCTGGTGCAAGGGAGTGGCTTTGCTTCCGCCTGGACATGTTCTCTTCTGTTACTTTTGCTTTCTCTTTGGCTTTCTTAGTCTCCTTCCGAAGCAATATTGATCCAG CCATTGCAGGCTTGGCTGTGACATATGGACTCAACCTAAACATGTTACAAGCTTCAGTGATATGGAATTTATGTGATTGTGAGAACAGAATCATATCTGTAGAGAGAATTATTCAATACATGTCTATTCCTAGTGAGCCACCTCTTGTAGTAGAAGCAAACAGGCCAGGCCGTTCTTGGCCATCCCATGGTGAAGTTGATGTCAACAACCTGCAG GTCCGTTATGCTCCACAACTGCCACTTGTGCTCCGCGGTATTACATGCACCTTTCCAGGGGGAAAGAAAACTGGTATTGTAGGGAGAACAGGCAGTGGTAAATCAACTCTCATACAGACTCTTTTTCGTATTGTCAAACCTGCTGCTGGTCAGATTATGATTGATGGACTTGATATCTCATCGATTGGACTGCATGATTTAAGGTCAAGACTGAGCATTATTCCTCAGGGTCCAACCATGTTTGAAGGGACTATGCGAAGTAATCTGGACCCACTTGAAGAGCACACTGATGAACTGATCTGGGAG GCTCTTGACAAGTGCCAACTTGGAGACGAAGttaggaagaaagaaagaaagctagACTCCACag TTAACGAGAACGGAGAGAACTGGAGTATGGGTCAGAGGCAGCTAGTTTGTCTTGGGCGTGTGCTACTCAAGAAAAGTAAGGTGTTAGTCCTTGATGAAGCTACTGCTTCGGTTGACACGTCCACCGATAATCTTATCCAGCAAACCCTCAGGCAACACTTCTCTGACTGTACAGTTATAACCATTGCACATCGGATAACTTCTGTTCTTGACAGTGACATGGTTTTGCTTCTGAGTCACG GGCTCGTTATGGAATATGATTCTCCAACAAGATTGCTAGAAAACAAGTCATCATCTTTCGCACAACTTGTCGCCGAGTACACAATCAGGTCAAATGCCAATTGA
- the LOC118056902 gene encoding ABC transporter C family member 3, which yields MHLFDSTNTATALLTNLLKSSSSLMDSATYFLLKPIFLRGFAASLHFVLLLALFVSFVFKKLRVGDGDQGSKERFSNNKRFLFYKQTLFCSSGVSLLNLVLSLVSYFYWYTNGWSDDKLVTLLDFVLTALSWAALSVYLHTQFFNSGETKFPFWLRVWWALFFSISSYCLVADFLVYHKHGSFEIQYLVSDLVSVFTAFFLCYVGFSRNECQDTLLEQPLLNGDSSSINGLESSKSRGGDSLTPYANAGLFSILTFSWMGSLIAFGNKKTLDLEDVPQLHSVDSVAGAFSVFKNKLESDSGAASRVTAFKLLKALLLSAWKEILLTALLAIIYTSASYVGPYLIDSFVQCLDGRGEYKNQGYILASTFFVAKVVECLSQRHWFFRLQQIGIRLRAVATTMIYNKALTLSSQSKQGQTSGEIINIMTVDAERISDFSWYMHDPWLVILQVGLALLILYKNLGLATVSTFVATIVVMLLNYPLGRLQEHFQEKLMESKDKRMKATSEILRNMRILKLQGWEMKFLSKILDLRQVETGWLKKYVYNSAMISFVFWGAPSLVAVATFGTCMLIGIPLESGKILSALATFRILQEPIYNLPDTVSMIVQTKVSLDRIASFISLDDLKNDVLEKLPKGSSDTAVEIVDGNFSWDVSSPSATLKNINFQVFHGMRVAVCGTVGSGKSSLLSCILGEVPQISGTLKICGTKAYVAQSPWIQSGKIEENVLFGKDMDRERYERVLEACSLKKDLEILSFGDQTVIGERGINLSGGQKQRIQIARALYQDADIYLFDDPFSAVDAHTGSHLFKEALLGLLNSKTVIYVTHQVEFLPAADLILVMKDGRITQAGKYDDILNSGSDFMELVGAHKAALSAFDSKQAESASENEISGKENSSGDRILQKEGNKDSQNGKEHVVAGPKAQLIQEEEREKGSVGFPIYWKFITTAYGGALVPFILMAQILFQILQIGSNYWMAWATPVSKDMKPAVSGYTLIMVYVCLAIGSSFCILARSTLLVTAGYKTATLLFNKMHLCIFRAPMSFFDSTPSGRIINRASTDQSAVETQIPYQVGALAFSAIQLLGIIAVMSQVAWQVFIVFIPVIAACIWYQRYYIPSARELSRLVGVCKAPVIQHFSETISGAATIRSFDQQSRFQETNMIVTDAYSRPKFHAAAAMEWLCFRLDMFSSITFAFSLVFLVSFPKGIDPAIAGLAVTYGLNLNMLQAWVIWNLCNCENKIISVERILQYMSIPSEPPLIIEASRPNRSWPSHGEVEINNLQVRYAPHMPLVLRGLTCTFPGGMKTGIVGRTGSGKSTLIQTLFRIVEPAAGRIMIDDIDISLIGLHDLRSRLSIIPQDPTMFEGTVRSNLDPLEEYSDEQIWEALDKCQLGDEVRKKERKLDSTVIENGENWSMGQRQLVCLGRVLLKKSKVLVLDEATASVDTSTDNLIQQTLRQHFSDCTVITIAHRITSVLDSDMVLLLSNGLIEEYDSPARLLENKSSSFAQLVAEYRVRSDTGFERFN from the exons ATGCATCTCTTTGATTCGACAAACACTGCTACTGCTCTCCTGACCAATCTTTTAAAGTCTTCTTCCAGCTTAATGGATTCAGCTACTTATTTTCTCCTTAAACCCATTTTCCTACGTGGCTTTGCTGCTTCATTGCACTTTGTTTTGTTACTTGCTCTGTTTGTCTCCTTTGTGTTTAAAAAGCTCAGGGTGGGTGATGGTGATCAAGGTTCTAAAGAGAGGTTTAGCAATAACAAGAGGTTTTTGTTCTACAAACAAACGCTCTTCTGTTCTTCAGGTGTTTCATTGCTTAATCTTGTTCTGTCTTTAGTCAGCTACTTCTATTGGTATACAAATGGTTGGTCTGATGATAAACTAGTGACCCTTTTAGATTTTGTGCTTACTGCACTGTCCTGGGCTGCACTTTCTGTTTATCTTCACACCCAATTCTTCAATTCAGGTGAAACAAAGTTCCCTTTCTGGTTGAGAGTCTGGTGGgctctttttttctcaatttctagTTATTGTCTTGTTGCAGATTTTCTTGTTTATCACAAACATGGGTCCTTTGAGATACAGTATTTAGTATCTGATTTAGTCTCTGTTTTCACTGCCTTTTTTCTCTGTTATGTGGGGTTTTCGAGAAATGAGTGTCAAGATACTCTTCTTGAACAACCCCTTTTGAATGGTGATTCTAGTTCAATTAATGGTTTAGAGTCAAGTAAGTCCAGAGGAGGTGATAGTTTGACCCCTTATGCAAATGCTGGTCTTTTCAGTATTCTTACCTTCTCTTGGATGGGTTCTCTTATTGCTTTTGGCAATAAGAAAACTCTAGACCTTGAAGATGTTCCTCAACTTCATAGTGTTGATAGTGTAGCTGGAGCATTctcagtttttaaaaataagcttGAGTCAGATAGTGGTGCTGCTAGTAGAGTTACGGCTTTCAAGCTCCTCAAGGCATTGCTCTTGTCTGCTTGGAAAGAAATTCTATTGACAGCTTTGTTGGCAATAATATACACCTCAGCTTCTTATGTTGGTCCTTACCTTATTGATTCTTTTGTTCAATGCCTTGATGGGCGAGGAGAATACAAAAATCAGGGATATATTTTAGCTTCAACCTTTTTTGTTGCCAAGGTTGTAGAGTGCCTCTCACAGAGGCACTGGTTCTTTAGGTTGCAGCAAATTGGAATTAGGCTCCGTGCTGTAGCAACCACGATGATTTACAACAAGGCTTTAACCCTTTCCAGTCAGTCAAAGCAGGGCCAGACTAGTGGGGAAATCATCAACATCATGACGGTTGATGCAGAGAGAATTAGTGATTTTAGTTGGTACATGCATGATCCGTGGTTGGTCATCTTGCAAGTTGGTTTGGCCTTGCTGATACTGTACAAAAATCTGGGGCTTGCAACAGTTTCTACTTTTGTTGCAACAATAGTTGTCATGTTGTTAAACTATCCACTGGGGAGATTGCAAGAGCATTTTCAAGAGAAGTTAATggaatcaaaagataaaagaatgAAGGCTACCTCTGAGATTTTAAGGAATATGAGGATTCTCAAGTTGCAGGGGTGGGAAATGAAGTTTTTGTCTAAGATTCTTGATCTTAGGCAAGTAGAGACAGGATGGTTGAAGAAATATGTTTATAATTCAGCAATGATCAGTTTTGTCTTCTGGGGGGCTCCTAGCTTGGTGGCTGTGGCCACTTTTGGTACTTGTATGCTTATTGGAATCCCTCTTGAATCAGGGAAGATCTTATCTGCACTTGCAACATTCAGGATTCTTCAAGAGCCAATCTATAATCTTCCTGATACGGTTTCTATGATAGTTCAGACCAAGGTTTCCCTGGACAGAATTGCATCTTTCATTAGTCTTGATGACTTGAAGAATGATGTGTTAGAGAAGCTTCCAAAAGGTAGTTCTGATACAGCAGTTGAGATCGTGGATGGGAATTTCTCTTGGGACGTTTCTTCGCCTAGTgcaacattgaaaaatataaacttcCAAGTGTTCCATGGCATGAGAGTTGCTGTTTGCGGAACAGTTGGTTCAGGCAAGTCAAGCTTACTTTCCTGCATTTTGGGTGAAGTACCCCAGATCTCAGGGACTCTCAAGATATGTGGGACAAAAGCCTACGTTGCCCAGTCACCTTGGATACAGAGTGGCAAGATTGAAGAGAACGTATTGTTTGGTAAGGATATGGACAGAGAGAGATACGAAAGGGTACTGGAGGCATGTTCCCTGAAGAAGGACCTTGAAATTCTGTCATTTGGTGATCAAACAGTTATTGGTGAGAGGGGAATCAACTTAAGCGGTGGACAGAAGCAAAGAATTCAGATAGCACGGGCTCTGTACCAAGACGCTGATATCTATCTTTTCGATGACCCTTTCAGTGCTGTGGATGCTCATACAGGATCTCATTTATTTAAG GAAGCTTTGCTTGGGCTTTTGAATTCGAAAACTGTTATTTACGTTACCCATCAAGTCGAGTTCTTACCTGCTGCTGATCTAATTTTG GTCATGAAAGATGGAAGGATCACACAAGCTGGAAAATATGATGACATTCTCAATTCAGGATCTGATTTCATGGAACTTGTTGGTGCACACAAGGCAGCTTTATCAGCATTTGATTCCAAACAAGCAGAATCGGCTTCTGAAAATGAAATTTCCGGGAAGGAAAACAGTAGTGGGGATAGGATTCTGCAAAAAGAAGGAAATAAGGATTCTCAAAATGGTAAAGAACATGTGGTAGCTGGGCCAAAAGCACAGCTCAttcaagaagaagagagagagaaaggtagTGTTGGGTTTCCTATCTACTGGAAGTTTATCACAACAGCATATGGTGGAGCTCTTGTGCCCTTCATATTAATGGCACAGATTCTCTTTCAGATCCTTCAAATTGGTAGCAATTATTGGATGGCATGGGCAACTCCTGTGTCAAAGGATATGAAACCTGCTGTCAGTGGATATACTCTAATAATGGTCTATGTATGTCTGGCTATTGGAAGTTCATTTTGCATCCTCGCTAGATCTACACTTCTTGTAACAGCAGGGTACAAAACTGCAACTCTACTCTTTAATAAAATGCATCTGTGCATTTTTCGTGCCCCCATGTCCTTTTTCGACTCAACTCCTAGTGGAAGAATCATTAACAGA GCTTCTACTGATCAAAGTGCGGTTGAAACACAAATTCCATATCAAGTTGGAGCACTTGCCTTCTCAGCTATTCAACTTCTGGGAATCATTGCAGTTATGTCTCAGGTGGCTTGGCAAGTTTTTATCgttttcatccctgtcattgctGCCTGCATCTGGTATCAG CGATATTATATACCTTCAGCAAGAGAACTTTCAAGGTTAGTTGGGGTATGCAAAGCTCCAGTTATCCAACATTTTTCTGAAACAATTTCAGGAGCAGCAACTATCAGGAGCTTTGATCAACAATCAAGATTCCAAGAAACAAATATGATAGTAACAGATGCATATTCTCGGCCCAAATTTCATGCTGCTGCTGCAATGGAATGGCTTTGCTTCCGACTTGATATGTTCTCTTCTATTACGTTTGCTTTCTCTTTGGTTTTCTTAGTCTCTTTCCCAAAGGGAATTGATCCAG CCATTGCGGGCTTAGCAGTGACATATGGACTCAACCTGAACATGTTACAAGCTTGGGTAATATGGAATTTATGCAATTGTGAGAACAAAATCATATCAGTAGAGAGAATTCTTCAGTACATGTCCATTCCTAGTGAGCCTCCTCTCATAATAGAAGCAAGCAGGCCAAACCGTTCTTGGCCATCACATGGTgaagttgaaattaataatctgCAG GTCCGGTATGCCCCACATATGCCACTTGTTCTGCGTGGTCTCACTTGCACTTTCCCAGGAGGTATGAAAACTGGTATTGTAGGGAGGACAGGCAGTGGCAAATCGACTCTCATACAGACTCTTTTCCGTATTGTTGAACCTGCTGCTGGTCGCATTATGATTGATGATATTGATATCTCATTGATTGGACTGCATGACTTGAGGTCAAGACTGAGCATTATTCCTCAGGATCCAACCATGTTTGAAGGGACTGTACGAAGCAATCTGGACCCCCTTGAAGAGTACTCTGATGAACAGATTTGGGAG GCTCTGGATAAGTGCCAACTTGGAGATGAAGttagaaagaaggaaaggaagtTAGACTCCACAG TGATCGAGAATGGAGAGAACTGGAGTATGGGTCAGAGGCAGCTAGTATGTCTTGGGCGTGTGCTACTGAAGAAAAGTAAGGTGTTGGTCCTTGACGAAGCTACTGCCTCAGTTGACACCTCTACCGATAATCTAATTCAGCAAACTTTAAGGCAGCACTTCTCCGATTGTACTGTTATAACCATCGCACATCGGATAACTTCTGTTCTTGATAGTGACATGGTTTTGCTTTTGAGTAATG GGCTCATTGAGGAATATGATTCTCCAGCAAGATTGTTAGAGAACAAATCTTCGTCATTTGCACAACTTGTTGCAGAGTACAGAGTCAGGTCAGATACCGGTTTTGAGAGATTTAACTGA